A segment of the Ipomoea triloba cultivar NCNSP0323 chromosome 1, ASM357664v1 genome:
ACCCTCACATCTCTCtctgtttttcttcttttagcAAAGGTTGGGCACCCATCCTTCTCTGCCATTATTTATTAAGCTCTCAGTATTTTATAAAgctctatatatttattttttgactGGTGAGGGCTTGATTAAAACATAAAGCATTCAATACATTGTATGGTAAGTACATGCAGTGCACTGATTGTCATGTGACAAATAAATTTCTCTTTCCATCCTAAAAAGCAATCTAGTCCTTTTTATATTCTATTCAATGCTAGTCATAACATACATACAAGATATTTCAATTGATGCATGCATGTATCCGAAACTTTATTAATAGCTAGCATGCTAGCTACTTTAATTTGTACGTAAAACCATCATATATCTTTCAAaccaaagaaattaaatttaaaataatgtcaAATTTCAATATACTTTGCTTTTTATTGGGATTGCTTATATGGAGCGAAACAATAAAACTTTCATCATGTGAATGttcaaaaccgaaaccaacaaATGAATGCTGGAAACAAATTGTTAAAGCTGTTCAAGCAGATGGAAATAATGGACGTGAATTGTATGGATTTCCTCCTCATGAATGTTGTCCAGAGCTTAGAACATATGGAGTACATTGCTACTGGCTTTGGATTAATGTTGAGAACGGTCATTTTGGTGCTTATGATCCTGAATTAGTACTCTTCAATGGTTGGGATATCTGGAATGATTGtcaatcttaattatatatattaagatttatacttttatttttttttaaaaatatttttacactCTATTTGCTTTTCATATCCtgcattttgttgtttttacaattttccattttttgcTACCTAGCTAGGTGATTTCATGGAGTATTTACTACTTTTTTTTCCACACTAAATATctatcatatatgtatatatatatatatatgtgctgactacttcaaatttaaaaatctaataGACAACTCGATCTCACATAtgattgtcttttttttttttgttttgtttacaaAATTGCATAGTATTTTCTAATATCAATATTATGTAGtatgtattttagtttttattatgTTCTAGTTATGTTTCAcgtatttgaaaatttaatttaatatatattcaatattagtcttgCTTCGATCGTCCTAATGAGAtctttaaaatggtataatttatatttaatcatacaaactttaaatataagtatttaacaaaataataaaattacatataaaacaaataaatgatacatttgaaattatgaaaaataagcaAGGACAAAAGCATCAATTTCATCCCCCTCTCACATTTGTCGCAGATGAACAGTAACACATGCACCATATGGCGCGACACTGTTCATCAACGCTAAATTATTTGGCATTTGGTGCTGCATTTGCTGTTGATTGGAGACCAAAGATTTGGTGGGATGGTGGAATGGCGTTGCTAATTGTCGTTTTGCCCATACGTTGGAGATGACCTTACACCAACTACTTGCACATTTACACATTTAACACTTGTaacttggttttcaaaaaaaaaaaaaaaaNaaaaaaaaaaaaaaaacacttgtaacttgcaccaaaatttaatttatttatgaaaatgtcaccgcgtttttttaattacatttgaatatatagagttaggatcatatgagatcatttgtttaggtaagatcgtgagatcagatcttgtagtgcatccatttaataatttaatggtctagattgatttaagatgctaagttgaagtgtgtgcgaacggtaatataaaatgtgtgcgaatggtgattaagtgtgtgtagacggtgattaaatgtgtgcaaatggtgattaaatgtgtgcgaacggtgattgatgtacaagatttgatctcaaaaatttttaatggtctagattgactaagattccaagttgaagtgtgtgcgaacggtggtTAAATGTGTGCGTACaaagtgtgtgtgtcaatcaatcaaaaccattaaaaaatattacatggatgcacaagatgtgatctcactatcttacctaaacaagtgaggTCTCACTGTAACCCTcccctacatatatatatatatatatatatatatatatatatatatatatatatatataNNNNNNNNNNNNNNNatatatatatatatatatatatatatatatatatatatatatatatatatatatatagctagttTCACATGTTTAGAACATTGTAGaatacaatttcaatatcatatCTACCAAGCATTCTCAGAATTCACCCAACACCAATGACAACCATTACCCCATGTGTAAAACCTTTGAACAACACTCATGAGAACAGTTTGGCGCTGAACGCTTTAATACTATCATTAATTCCATATGTTTGAACAATTCCAAGAATTAATTTCCAATAAAGATCGGTTGGTTCTTCTTTTGAACATCACTTGATGAAAGTATTATTCTTCCCATTGATAGCAGCAAtaccaataaaaagaaaatgccaTTATTAAAACTttgcattatatttctaatATTCTTTATTTGGTGCGGACAATTCAAAAGCATGCAGGTGAATGGTTTCACAAATAAATGTCAAAGTGGTAATACTTGGGTGGGACTATTTCACGCGTCTCAATTCATTAAAcgggtcaatttttttttaccgtTTCATGATTAATAAGTCaaattattaatcaaagattaGATCCCtctcacgaattgagacccgtgagacgatctcatacaagttttttgCCAATGTCAAAATGTGCTATTAATAATGTTTTTGGCTGATACATGCACTAACCAATACATCTCGTATATTACGACAAGAGGAATTAATACTATACAAacagtattttcaaaaaaaaaatcatacaaacagtataatatttaatgactCACCGTACAAAGgtgcattttaaaattaacaaagtaaatttatagtaaatatgtaaatttagGTACAAAAAATGTGCCAAAACTTTATTGTCcagtggcatccggttgcactcccatatggaaggggtgggttcgagcctcggtGAAGCTtaagtaggttgaaaaagtaattatgtAGTTATCatgaatagatattacattgAAATAGAGTCAGCAGTGCTCGGGGAAAAGGTACACAAAATGTTATGTCAATATATAGctagttttaatttatataataaaatctgTACTTTTATGTAAATGCACTTTTAGTTgtaaataattacaaaagtaACAACGTAAATTTAGAGTAAATATATACTAGCTGATATTATTTTACCTCTGTCATATTTaatattcattggtcaaatcaactctttcttccttacttttatttttactattttttttacttatttttaaatttaatctcctttacttattttttttactatttttaaatttgattttttgtgtttagtaGTACTTGTAATGTagtatctaaatatataaattttatatactaataataaattaaatattaataaaaattgaattaaaaataacttcgaTCAAGCCTatcgaaccaaacacataaaatgagaagGAATGAGTAtactatatttaatatttatgataCTCACCATGGTTTTTAAGTGTGCAGCAGAAGCTTAGTCATccttttaaattaataaatttttgttgCTCAACTTCTGTAAACTACAACAATCTAAGTACATACAAACCATAGGATGTTGTGCATGATCGATCACACACTATACGTCATCCATGCATGCACAGTTAATTAATCAGGTGAGACTGTTATTTGGTACTGTTGAAAAATTTTTGGAATACGGATATGGATATTTATCAATTATATGAACGTCTCTATTGTCAAAGTACCAATCTCTAAATAATTTTGCAATTgtctgtcaaaaaaaaaaaaaaagaagatatatatgtagtgaaatataatatatgatcaattACAAAGgataaataattagtttaggTTTATTATAATACCTCATTACTCCCTTCAATGACCATGTCTAAGTACCAGTTAGCAGATTGTATTTGTCCATGAGCCTTAGGGGAGGTGATCAAGACCCCTTTTGATGAAGAATTCGATTGATTCGGCAATAGACTTAACAATTCTAGTCTTAGATCTGAaaaatatacatgcatatacatacataaaacGCAAAACTACTTGATCATGATGTGTGTATAGTAGTTCCTAATATACatgtgtgaatgtatagcaAGAATTACTTTTTTGTACTTAAATTAAGTAATGCCAACCTTGTAAGACTTTATAAATCTCACTTGAACAAGCAGTTTCATTCACAATGcaattttgtattgtttcaTTGTGTATAAAAGTTGATGACACctgaaatatattaattaaaggAATAATAACAACATATGTAACCCACACTATGAATGGAAATGGAAGACAAATGAAATTAGATCataaacaaatacatatacacaATGCATATTAAACACACACAAATGGACGgcttaattttcttcttcttttttttttctttttttattccaTATAACAAATGTCATATATCACATGGTGCATTTagcataaaatattaattatcatcTAACCTGAAAAATATCGAATGCAGACATCAAGAAAAAGATAGGAGTTTGGATGTCTTGCTGCACATTATGAGCAAAGAAGCACTGCATCCATGCACAAGTACGTtcacaataattaatataagtaTATGATGTACATATACTTGTGATTCATATTAAAGCTGAAACAACTAAAATTAagaataactaattaaatagtAATTACCATATGTGGACTTAATCTCGATGTGCAAGTTTTGGGTAATGACTTAGTAGATTCCTGAtccatttaaacaaattaaagaaaattaagcttttcatttgattgtatagtataaattagtttttttttttttttatgcctGATGTGTAAAAATAGATGCTCAATATTAAtaatctatattaaaattttagatttatgtagattttagatatttatattattgtataatagtAATAGGCTCTGTTTGAGACCCATAAACTAACTAGGGGCTCTAGCTGTCTCTACAAACTACTTGGATGGCTATCAAGTCCCCCCTCAGTTCTTTAATTAAcactttcatttccttttcagaaaaaaaaaaaaaaaaaaaaaaaaaagactctaTTTGATAGAGCTTATACTtgttttaaattacaaataaattataaactctgtttgataaaacatagaaagcttaaaataatagtttattttaaaacgcTATCCTAAGTAggaattcaaaataaactcattgttttttttttaaattttttttccctttttatctttaatgtataaaaaaataacgAAAAATGAACTTAAACAAAGGGTATAACGACCTTCActcacacttattagtttttagatATCTTCACGagaaataaattgtatataaaaccaaattaattttttttattgaaaaatgttGGTTATCCTTAATTTATCACTCACAACCCATTATAATCATTCCCTATGTAGTAAAATTCTAGACATTActgattatttttttaaaaaaattaactttactTAATGTCTAA
Coding sequences within it:
- the LOC116012154 gene encoding pectin acetylesterase 8-like — encoded protein: METKLILLVFFFVFQLRTSNGLYVNPTLLRPDTGAVCLTGKPASYYFLEGFGKGIHNWLVYLPGGGWCATPGDCIKYANDKNITIDPVPYYFGTILGNNKEKNPDFFDWNKVVITYCDGSSFTGNSQTIYNGTNLYFKGARIFNVVMQELLQKGMGMAQNESTKSLPKTCTSRLSPHMCFFAHNVQQDIQTPIFFLMSAFDIFQVSSTFIHNETIQNCIVNETACSSEIYKVLQDLRLELLSLLPNQSNSSSKGVLITSPKAHGQIQSANWYLDMVIEGSNETIAKLFRDWYFDNRDVHIIDKYPYPYSKNFSTVPNNSLT